GGGGGTTTGTCTTACATCCACGAAAAAACAAGTGGCTTTTTCCGACACTACCCGGGTTACTTTTACCGAATTATCGGAAGAGGAGATTGAATACTACGTGGAAAGATACAGCCCGTTGGACAAAGCCGGCGCTTACGGAGTGCAGGAATGGATCGGCTACGTGGCGGTAAAACATATTGAAGGCTCTTATTTTAACGTTATGGGGTTACCGATTCACCGTGTGTATGAAGAATTGAAATCGAGTTTCGGGTTTGCCAGGAAATGACTAAAGGATTTGTTACTTTAATTTAAGGATTTCAAAACATCCAAAATTATTATCATCGATAAAATTATCAATATCTTTTGAGTAGTTTCTCAGAATATCCGCAATTTCCATAGTTTTTAGATTTCCCGTACGAATCCAAATTATTTTTGGCGGAAACCCATAGCCCTTCATGCTTAACCGTTGTCGAGCAATTTATTAAATAGTTTCATACCGCTATTAGATAGGTCTTATTCTCTCTGTTTGCCGCGAAACTTAATGCCGCATAGATATCTGTCTCTGTCAATTCATCAAAATCGGACAAGATTTCTGGGATTGTCATTCCGGAAGCAAGCCATCCGAGAATATCCCCTACGGTTATCCGCATTCCCCTTATGACGGGCTTTCCCCCGCGTTTACCAGGTTCTATGGTGATAATTTCTTTATAATTAATCATAACTGAAAATTTTTACGCAAATTACGTCATTTTTTCTAATCTGCAAAAAAAATCCCTACATTTGCACGTCATAAAACTTCTCCGTCCCTGACGGATTTAAAATCGCAAACAAAACGATGCTTACAGTAGAAAAAATCGGCGGAACATCCATGTCTCAGTTTCAGGATGTGCTTCAAAACATCATAAAAGGCCATCGCAAAGGTGATGAGTATTACAACCGTATATTTGTAGTTTCGGCATACAACAACGTGACCAATTGGTTGCTGGAACATAAAAAGACGGGTGAGCCCGGGATTTACAACAAGTTTTTGAACGGGGAAGATTACAGTAGTGCACTGGACTCGTTCTGTCAACGGCTCTTACTGATCAACGATGGATTTGCCGACATTGGCCTGGACTTGAAAGAAGCGCGTGATTTTATCCGGTTTCGAGTGGACCAGGCAAAAACCCTGCTCTACAGCTTGGGAAAAGTACTTGCGTCGGGATACGTAAACATGACTGACATCCACCTGGCGGCCAGGGAAATCCTGGCTTCCCTTGGAGAAGCCCATTCGGGATGGAATTCGGTCAACATATTGAACAATAACGGTATAAATGCCCGGTTTATCGACCTTTGCGGTTTCAACGACAATGAGCCGCTGACCATTGACCAGCGTATCCATCGCGAATTTGCAGGAGTCGATTTTAGCAATATCGTCTGTGTGGCAACAGGATATACGAAAGGAACAGAAGGTATTATGCGCGCATTTGACCGCGGATATTCAGAAGTAACCTTCAGTAAGATCGCCGTTGAAGTGAAAGCAGATGAAGCGGTTATACACAAAGAATACCACCTTTCCAGCGCCGATCCTAAAATTGTTGGGGTAGAAAACAGTGTTCCTGTTGGACAAACCAATTATATTATTGCCGACCAGCTGGCAGACATCGGCATGGAGGCTATTCACCCGAAAGCTGCGAAGCCCCTGGAGTTGGCTGGAATCAACATACGCATTAAAAACACTTTCGAACCGGAACATCCGGGAACATTGATTTCACGGGATTATATTTCGCCCGAGGCGCGTGTTGAAATCGTTTCGGGGTCACGCAAAGTGATTGCTTTGGAGATCCACGATCCGATGATGGTAGGCGAAGTGGGTTACGATGCGCGAATCATGCAGTATTTCCAAAAATACAATGTGAGCTACATCCTGAAATCTACCAACGCCAATTCTATCACTATGGTGGTCTGGGATGAAGAGAGGGCTCACGAACTTATCCGGGTACTCAAGGAGGTATTTTACCAGGTAACGGTGTTGCCGGCTGCCATTGTCTGTGCCATGGGAACGAACATTGCTATGCCTGGATTCCTTTATCGGGCGGCAAAGGCGTTGCACGAAAAGGGTATAAACGTTGAGAGTTTTGCCCAATCACTGATGCAGGTGAATATGCAGTTTGTCATTTCCCGCGAGCAATACGAAGAGGGAGTGATCGCCCTGAACGAAGCGTTGTGTA
This portion of the Petrimonas sulfuriphila genome encodes:
- a CDS encoding aspartate kinase, giving the protein MLTVEKIGGTSMSQFQDVLQNIIKGHRKGDEYYNRIFVVSAYNNVTNWLLEHKKTGEPGIYNKFLNGEDYSSALDSFCQRLLLINDGFADIGLDLKEARDFIRFRVDQAKTLLYSLGKVLASGYVNMTDIHLAAREILASLGEAHSGWNSVNILNNNGINARFIDLCGFNDNEPLTIDQRIHREFAGVDFSNIVCVATGYTKGTEGIMRAFDRGYSEVTFSKIAVEVKADEAVIHKEYHLSSADPKIVGVENSVPVGQTNYIIADQLADIGMEAIHPKAAKPLELAGINIRIKNTFEPEHPGTLISRDYISPEARVEIVSGSRKVIALEIHDPMMVGEVGYDARIMQYFQKYNVSYILKSTNANSITMVVWDEERAHELIRVLKEVFYQVTVLPAAIVCAMGTNIAMPGFLYRAAKALHEKGINVESFAQSLMQVNMQFVISREQYEEGVIALNEALCKR
- a CDS encoding DUF433 domain-containing protein, producing the protein MINYKEIITIEPGKRGGKPVIRGMRITVGDILGWLASGMTIPEILSDFDELTETDIYAALSFAANRENKTYLIAV